A window from Neodiprion fabricii isolate iyNeoFabr1 chromosome 2, iyNeoFabr1.1, whole genome shotgun sequence encodes these proteins:
- the LOC124176331 gene encoding epidermal growth factor receptor isoform X5 → MRVPSVLPRLLQEYHVCIGTNGRLSVPSNKDHHYRNLRDRYTNCTYVDGNLEITWLQNLELDLSFLQYIREVTGYVLISHVDVQKVVLPRLQIIRGRTLFKLNIHEAEFALFVTMCQMNSLELPALRDILNGSVGMYNNYNLCHMRTINWDEIITGPQAKYDYVYNFTAPERVCPECDKSCEQGCWGEGPHNCQSFSKINCSPQCWQGRCFGQNPRECCHLFCAGGCTGPKQSDCLACKNFFDDGVCTQECPAMQKYNPTTYSWETNPDGKYAYGATCVRKCPEHLLKDNGACVRSCPAKKKAVNGECVPCDGPCPKTCQGVDRVHSGNIDSFKDCTIIEGSITILDQSFMGYQHIYQNFTFGPRYLELHPDKLEVFSTLKEVTGYVNIQGYHKQFTNLSYFRNLEVIGGRSLTETFFASLYIVKTALVSLGLNSLKKINSGTVAILENTDLCYAQSINWTRIKRSQEHTTILSSNKPEADCAREGLVCDDQCSDEGCWGPGPEQCLSCRNFILENICVQNCTAVPGIYQADERVCKPCHVQCNGTCSGPNAEHCHSCKHVRDGPFCVPKCPSSKFNDGGICKHCHDNCVGGCEGPENNIGPNGCHSCEKAIMNFETPERCLRTDESCPEGYYWEGVEPQERGPLKALAGKAVCRKCHPRCLRCTGYGFHQQVCQECAKYKKGEQCEDECPADHFAIPETRSCIPCSSECRGCYGPGADQCYKCRNFKVFANVATEDNATSFNCTDTCPPEQPFTRFPADNDPFCSNHAKKMSYPLEGEQTPAILAGVGVFVVILMVFSAAVLCLWRQRTKAKENTVKMTMALTGLDDNEPLRPTGVKPNLAKLRIIKEEEMRKGGILGYGAFGNVYKGVWVPEGENVKIPVAIKVLHDGTGSNTSKEFLDEAYIMASVEHPNLLQLLAVCMTSQMMLVTQLMPLGCLLDFVRKYKDKIGSKPLLNWCTQIARGMAYLEERRLVHRDLAARNVLVQTPNCVKITDFGLAKLLDINEEQYKAAGGKMPIKWLALECIQHRVFTHKSDVWAFGVTIWEVLTYGGRPYENVPARNVPELLEKGERLPQPAICTIDVYMIMIKCWMLDAESRPSFKELADDFAKMSRDPGRYLAIKGDKYMILPSYTLQDKKEMIRNLASAMDGPEAVVDADEYLQPKSRAPIPPIVVSPSSTSGSPPNTPIKSCWPNNTPMAADSPTPQNQQNWDRELLRYGVSGNGGTSRESAEANPAHLQHPHYTHPNGHCGPAASLDGSNSRYCSDPLKMIGVIECDVTDDCFKSEVGTIHQQARIGNLKLDLPLDEDDYLMPSPQMPASTIQYMDLIGDSKPTESESKHMNNGYRKYPEFLTIPGKTSVDNPEYIMSQDDAALSPQTLGIPATADLVKTETTNGTAFGSQVRQRSTEEESDHEYYNDFDRLERELQPLKPLRKNETTV, encoded by the exons ATGAGAGTTCCTTCCGTGTTGCCACGATTGCTACAAGAATACCACG TCTGTATCGGGACAAATGGTCGACTATCGGTACCCTCCAACAAGGACCATCATTACCGAAATCTTCGAGATCGGTATACGAATTGTACGTACGTTGACGGCAACCTCGAAATCACATGGCTGCAGAACCTTGAGCTGGACCTCAGTTTCCTTCAGTACATCCGAGAGGTCACCGGGTACGTCCTCATCAGCCACGTGGACGTGCAGAAGGTTGTCCTGCCACGGCTCCAGATCATTCGCGGCCGAACCCTGTTCAAGCTGAACATTCACGAGGCCGAGTTTGCACTATTCGTCACCATGTGCCAGATGAATAGCCTCGAGCTACCGGCACTTCGAG ACATCCTAAATGGCAGTGTCGGCATGTACAACAACTACAATCTCTGCCACATGAGGACCATCAATTGGGACGAAATAATAACGGGTCCCCAGGCAAAGTATGATTACGTGTACAACTTCACAGCCCCGGAGCGGGTATGCCCCGAGTGCGACAAGAGTTGTGAGCAGGGATGCTGGGGCGAAGGACCCCACAATTGCCAGAGTTTCTCAAAGATAAATTGCTCGCCACAGTGCTGGCAGGGACGTTGCTTCGGGCAAAATCCAAGGGAGTGCTGTCATCTTTTTTGCGCCGGGGGTTGCACCGGACCGAAGCAGAGTGATTGTTTGGCGTGCAAAAACTTTTTCGACGACGGTGTCTGTACGCAAGAATGTCCGGCAATGCagaa GTATAATCCGACAACATACTCGTGGGAAACAAACCCCGATGGAAAGTATGCATATGGTGCGACGTGTGTCCGTAAGTGTCCCGAACACCTTCTGAAGGACAACGGTGCATGCGTGCGTTCGTGTCCTGCAAAGAAAAAGGCTGTTAATGGTGAATGTGTACCATGCGACGGTCCATGCCCAAAGACTTGCCAAGGCGTGGATCGGGTCCATTCTGGAAACATTGACAGCTTTAAAGATTGTACAATAATTGAAGGCTCGATCACAATATTGGATCAGAGTTTCATGGGGTATCAACATATATACCAAAACTTTACGTTTGGACCGAGGTATCTGGAGCTTCACCCCGACAAACTCGAGGTGTTCAGCACGCTAAAGGAAGTTACGGGATACGTTAATATTCAAGGGTATCACAAGCAGTTCACAAATCTTTCATACTTCCGGAATCTGGAGGTTATCGGGGGCAGAAGCCTTACCGAAACATTCTTTGCATCACTTTACATTGTGAAGACAGCCCTGGTGTCCCTCGGATTGAATTCACTGAAAAAGATCAACTCTGGTACGGTAGCAATCCTGGAGAACACGGATCTCTGCTACGCTCAGAGCATCAACTGGACGCGAATAAAAAGGTCTCAAGAACATACCACGATTTTGTCCAGCAACAAGCCCGAAGCTGACTGCG CACGCGAAGGCTTGGTATGCGATGATCAATGTTCGGACGAGGGCTGCTGGGGGCCAGGTCCCGAGCAATGTTTGTCCTGCAGGAATTTCATATTGGAGAATATTTGCGTACAAAATTGCACAGCAGTACCTGG tATTTACCAAGCAGACGAAAGAGTCTGCAAACCTTGTCACGTGCAATGCAACGGTACTTGTTCTGGTCCGAATGCGGAACACTGCCACTCATGTAAGCATGTGCGCGACGGGCCTTTCTGCGTTCCCAAATGTCCATCATCAAAGTTCAACGATGGTGGGATATGCAAACATTGTCACGATAATTGCGTAGGGGGGTGCGAGGGTCCGGAAAATAACATTGGTCCAAATGGGTGTCACAGTTGCGAAAAAGCGATTATGAACTTCGAAACACCGGAGAGGTGTTTGAGAACGGATGAGTCTTGCCCGGAAG GTTACTACTGGGAGGGGGTCGAGCCTCAGGAACGGGGTCCTCTGAAGGCCCTTGCTGGTAAAGCAGTCTGTCGGAAATGTCACCCTCGGTGCCTTAGGTGTACCGGGTACGGTTTTCATCAACAAGTTTGCCAGGAATGCGCCAAGTACAAGAAAGGTGAACAGTGCGAAGACGAGTGCCCCGCCGATCACTTCGCTATCCCGGAAACCCGGAGCTGCATCCCATGCTCTTCGGAGTGCAGGGGCTGTTACGGCCCGGGAGCTGATCAGTGCTACAAGTGCCGAAACTTCAAGGTGTTCGCC AACGTTGCCACGGAAGACAATGCAACATCCTTCAATTGCACCGATACCTGCCCGCCAGAACAGCCGTTTACGAGGTTCCCTGCGGACAACGACCCGTTCTGCTCCAATCATGCAAAGAAGATGAGTTACCCGTTAGAAGGCGAACAAACACCGGCAATATTAGCAGGTGTTGGTGTTTTCGTAGTGATTCTAATGGTCTTCTCCGCTGCTGTATTATGCCTGTGGCGTCAGCGGACGAAGGCCAAGGAAAATACCGTGAAAATGACGATGGCACTTACCGGGCTTGATGACAACGAACCTCTAAGGCCTACGGGAGTGAAGCCGAACTTAGCAAAGCTGCGTATAATCAAGGAGGAGGAGATGAGAAAGGGCGGTATACTCGGATACGGGGCATTCGGCAACGTCTACAAGGGAGTCTGGGTGCCAGAGGGTGAGAATGTTAAGATCCCGGTTGCGATCAAAGTTCTCCACGATGGGACAGGATCCAATACGTCGAAGGAGTTCCTCGATGAAGCCTATATCATGGCAAGTGTCGAGCATCCGAATCTACTTCAGCTACTCGCCGTCTGCATGACGTCGCAGATGATGCTTGTGACACAACTGATGCCGCTCGGTTGTCTCCTTGACTTCGTTAGAAAGTATAAGGACAAGATTGGCTCAAAGCCTCTGTTGAATTGGTGTACACAGATCGCCAGGGGTATGGCCTATCTCGAAGAGAGACGATTGGTCCACAGGGATTTGGCAGCGAGGAACGTCCTTGTGCAAACGCCAAACTGCGTGAAAATAACCGACTTTGGCCTCGCGAAGCTTTTGGACATCAACGAGGAACAGTACAAGGCTGCTGGCGGTAAAATGCCAATAAAATGGTTGGCCTTAGAATGTATTCAGCACCGCGTATTTACGCACAAGTCAGACGTCTGGGCATTCGGTGTTACCATCTGGGAAGTTTTGACTTATGGTGGAAGACCCTACGAAAACGTTCCGGCAAGAAATGTGCCAGAATTATTGGAAAAGGGGGAACGGTTACCGCAGCCGGCGATATGTACGATCGATGTGTACATGATCATGATAAAATGCTGGATGCTCGACGCGGAGTCGAGGCCAAGCTTCAAGGAACTTGCCGACGACTTTGCGAAAATGTCGAGAGATCCTGGACGTTATCTGGCAATAAAGGGGGACAAGTACATGATACTACCATCCTATACATTGCAG gataaaaaagaaatgataagAAATCTGGCGTCCGCGATGGATGGTCCGGAAGCCGTGGTAGACGCAGATGAATATCTTCAACCAAAGTCGAGGGCACCTATACCACCTATCGTGGTCTCGCCGTCGAGTACGTCCGGCTCACCTCCCAACACGCCGATAAAGAGCTGCTGGCCGAATAACACGCCAATGGCCGCTGACTCACCGACACCGCAGAACCAACAGAACTGGGACCGGGAGCTATTGCGATACGGCGTCTCGGGTAATGGGGGTACCTCGCGGGAGTCTGCAGAGGCAAACCCCGCGCATCTACAGCACCCCCATTATACCCACCCGAACGGCCATTGTGGCCCGGCTGCCAGCTTGGATGGCTCGAATTCCAGATACTGTTCAGACCCCCTTAAGATGATCGGAGTCATAG AATGCGACGTAACGGACGACTGCTTTAAGTCGGAGGTCGGCACGATACACCAACAAGCTAGAATTGGAAATTTGAAGTTGGACCTGCCCCTGGACGAAGATGACTACCTCATGCCCTCGCCCCAGATGCCAGCAAGCACGATACAATACATGGATCTGATCGGTGATTCGAAACCTACCG aGTCAGAGTCGAAGCATATGAACAATGGATATCGAAAGTACCCGGAATTCTTAACAATCCCCGGGAAAACGTCGGTTGACAATCCGGAGTATATCATGTCGCAGGACGACGCGGCGTTGAGCCCGCAGACGTTGGGGATTCCCGCGACCGCGGATCTCGTCAAGACGGAGACGACAAACGGTACCGCCTTTGGCTCTCAGGTCAGGCAAAGGAGTACGGAAGAGGAATCGGATCACGAGTATTACAACGACTTCGATCGGCTTGAGCGCGAGCTCCAGCCTTTGAAACCGCTTAGAAAGAACGAAACGACAGTATGA
- the LOC124176331 gene encoding epidermal growth factor receptor isoform X3: MRLKMEKSGILEIYLVLICAQLVATQVIEERVCIGTNGRLSVPSNKDHHYRNLRDRYTNCTYVDGNLEITWLQNLELDLSFLQYIREVTGYVLISHVDVQKVVLPRLQIIRGRTLFKLNIHEAEFALFVTMCQMNSLELPALRDILNGSVGMYNNYNLCHMRTINWDEIITGPQAKYDYVYNFTAPERVCPECDKSCEQGCWGEGPHNCQSFSKINCSPQCWQGRCFGQNPRECCHLFCAGGCTGPKQSDCLACKNFFDDGVCTQECPAMQKYNPTTYSWETNPDGKYAYGATCVRKCPEHLLKDNGACVRSCPAKKKAVNGECVPCDGPCPKTCQGVDRVHSGNIDSFKDCTIIEGSITILDQSFMGYQHIYQNFTFGPRYLELHPDKLEVFSTLKEVTGYVNIQGYHKQFTNLSYFRNLEVIGGRSLTETFFASLYIVKTALVSLGLNSLKKINSGTVAILENTDLCYAQSINWTRIKRSQEHTTILSSNKPEADCAREGLVCDDQCSDEGCWGPGPEQCLSCRNFILENICVQNCTAVPGIYQADERVCKPCHVQCNGTCSGPNAEHCHSCKHVRDGPFCVPKCPSSKFNDGGICKHCHDNCVGGCEGPENNIGPNGCHSCEKAIMNFETPERCLRTDESCPEGYYWEGVEPQERGPLKALAGKAVCRKCHPRCLRCTGYGFHQQVCQECAKYKKGEQCEDECPADHFAIPETRSCIPCSSECRGCYGPGADQCYKCRNFKVFANVATEDNATSFNCTDTCPPEQPFTRFPADNDPFCSNHAKKMSYPLEGEQTPAILAGVGVFVVILMVFSAAVLCLWRQRTKAKENTVKMTMALTGLDDNEPLRPTGVKPNLAKLRIIKEEEMRKGGILGYGAFGNVYKGVWVPEGENVKIPVAIKVLHDGTGSNTSKEFLDEAYIMASVEHPNLLQLLAVCMTSQMMLVTQLMPLGCLLDFVRKYKDKIGSKPLLNWCTQIARGMAYLEERRLVHRDLAARNVLVQTPNCVKITDFGLAKLLDINEEQYKAAGGKMPIKWLALECIQHRVFTHKSDVWAFGVTIWEVLTYGGRPYENVPARNVPELLEKGERLPQPAICTIDVYMIMIKCWMLDAESRPSFKELADDFAKMSRDPGRYLAIKGDKYMILPSYTLQDKKEMIRNLASAMDGPEAVVDADEYLQPKSRAPIPPIVVSPSSTSGSPPNTPIKSCWPNNTPMAADSPTPQNQQNWDRELLRYGVSGNGGTSRESAEANPAHLQHPHYTHPNGHCGPAASLDGSNSRYCSDPLKMIGVIECDVTDDCFKSEVGTIHQQARIGNLKLDLPLDEDDYLMPSPQMPASTIQYMDLIGDSKPTESESKHMNNGYRKYPEFLTIPGKTSVDNPEYIMSQDDAALSPQTLGIPATADLVKTETTNGTAFGSQVRQRSTEEESDHEYYNDFDRLERELQPLKPLRKNETTV, encoded by the exons TCTGTATCGGGACAAATGGTCGACTATCGGTACCCTCCAACAAGGACCATCATTACCGAAATCTTCGAGATCGGTATACGAATTGTACGTACGTTGACGGCAACCTCGAAATCACATGGCTGCAGAACCTTGAGCTGGACCTCAGTTTCCTTCAGTACATCCGAGAGGTCACCGGGTACGTCCTCATCAGCCACGTGGACGTGCAGAAGGTTGTCCTGCCACGGCTCCAGATCATTCGCGGCCGAACCCTGTTCAAGCTGAACATTCACGAGGCCGAGTTTGCACTATTCGTCACCATGTGCCAGATGAATAGCCTCGAGCTACCGGCACTTCGAG ACATCCTAAATGGCAGTGTCGGCATGTACAACAACTACAATCTCTGCCACATGAGGACCATCAATTGGGACGAAATAATAACGGGTCCCCAGGCAAAGTATGATTACGTGTACAACTTCACAGCCCCGGAGCGGGTATGCCCCGAGTGCGACAAGAGTTGTGAGCAGGGATGCTGGGGCGAAGGACCCCACAATTGCCAGAGTTTCTCAAAGATAAATTGCTCGCCACAGTGCTGGCAGGGACGTTGCTTCGGGCAAAATCCAAGGGAGTGCTGTCATCTTTTTTGCGCCGGGGGTTGCACCGGACCGAAGCAGAGTGATTGTTTGGCGTGCAAAAACTTTTTCGACGACGGTGTCTGTACGCAAGAATGTCCGGCAATGCagaa GTATAATCCGACAACATACTCGTGGGAAACAAACCCCGATGGAAAGTATGCATATGGTGCGACGTGTGTCCGTAAGTGTCCCGAACACCTTCTGAAGGACAACGGTGCATGCGTGCGTTCGTGTCCTGCAAAGAAAAAGGCTGTTAATGGTGAATGTGTACCATGCGACGGTCCATGCCCAAAGACTTGCCAAGGCGTGGATCGGGTCCATTCTGGAAACATTGACAGCTTTAAAGATTGTACAATAATTGAAGGCTCGATCACAATATTGGATCAGAGTTTCATGGGGTATCAACATATATACCAAAACTTTACGTTTGGACCGAGGTATCTGGAGCTTCACCCCGACAAACTCGAGGTGTTCAGCACGCTAAAGGAAGTTACGGGATACGTTAATATTCAAGGGTATCACAAGCAGTTCACAAATCTTTCATACTTCCGGAATCTGGAGGTTATCGGGGGCAGAAGCCTTACCGAAACATTCTTTGCATCACTTTACATTGTGAAGACAGCCCTGGTGTCCCTCGGATTGAATTCACTGAAAAAGATCAACTCTGGTACGGTAGCAATCCTGGAGAACACGGATCTCTGCTACGCTCAGAGCATCAACTGGACGCGAATAAAAAGGTCTCAAGAACATACCACGATTTTGTCCAGCAACAAGCCCGAAGCTGACTGCG CACGCGAAGGCTTGGTATGCGATGATCAATGTTCGGACGAGGGCTGCTGGGGGCCAGGTCCCGAGCAATGTTTGTCCTGCAGGAATTTCATATTGGAGAATATTTGCGTACAAAATTGCACAGCAGTACCTGG tATTTACCAAGCAGACGAAAGAGTCTGCAAACCTTGTCACGTGCAATGCAACGGTACTTGTTCTGGTCCGAATGCGGAACACTGCCACTCATGTAAGCATGTGCGCGACGGGCCTTTCTGCGTTCCCAAATGTCCATCATCAAAGTTCAACGATGGTGGGATATGCAAACATTGTCACGATAATTGCGTAGGGGGGTGCGAGGGTCCGGAAAATAACATTGGTCCAAATGGGTGTCACAGTTGCGAAAAAGCGATTATGAACTTCGAAACACCGGAGAGGTGTTTGAGAACGGATGAGTCTTGCCCGGAAG GTTACTACTGGGAGGGGGTCGAGCCTCAGGAACGGGGTCCTCTGAAGGCCCTTGCTGGTAAAGCAGTCTGTCGGAAATGTCACCCTCGGTGCCTTAGGTGTACCGGGTACGGTTTTCATCAACAAGTTTGCCAGGAATGCGCCAAGTACAAGAAAGGTGAACAGTGCGAAGACGAGTGCCCCGCCGATCACTTCGCTATCCCGGAAACCCGGAGCTGCATCCCATGCTCTTCGGAGTGCAGGGGCTGTTACGGCCCGGGAGCTGATCAGTGCTACAAGTGCCGAAACTTCAAGGTGTTCGCC AACGTTGCCACGGAAGACAATGCAACATCCTTCAATTGCACCGATACCTGCCCGCCAGAACAGCCGTTTACGAGGTTCCCTGCGGACAACGACCCGTTCTGCTCCAATCATGCAAAGAAGATGAGTTACCCGTTAGAAGGCGAACAAACACCGGCAATATTAGCAGGTGTTGGTGTTTTCGTAGTGATTCTAATGGTCTTCTCCGCTGCTGTATTATGCCTGTGGCGTCAGCGGACGAAGGCCAAGGAAAATACCGTGAAAATGACGATGGCACTTACCGGGCTTGATGACAACGAACCTCTAAGGCCTACGGGAGTGAAGCCGAACTTAGCAAAGCTGCGTATAATCAAGGAGGAGGAGATGAGAAAGGGCGGTATACTCGGATACGGGGCATTCGGCAACGTCTACAAGGGAGTCTGGGTGCCAGAGGGTGAGAATGTTAAGATCCCGGTTGCGATCAAAGTTCTCCACGATGGGACAGGATCCAATACGTCGAAGGAGTTCCTCGATGAAGCCTATATCATGGCAAGTGTCGAGCATCCGAATCTACTTCAGCTACTCGCCGTCTGCATGACGTCGCAGATGATGCTTGTGACACAACTGATGCCGCTCGGTTGTCTCCTTGACTTCGTTAGAAAGTATAAGGACAAGATTGGCTCAAAGCCTCTGTTGAATTGGTGTACACAGATCGCCAGGGGTATGGCCTATCTCGAAGAGAGACGATTGGTCCACAGGGATTTGGCAGCGAGGAACGTCCTTGTGCAAACGCCAAACTGCGTGAAAATAACCGACTTTGGCCTCGCGAAGCTTTTGGACATCAACGAGGAACAGTACAAGGCTGCTGGCGGTAAAATGCCAATAAAATGGTTGGCCTTAGAATGTATTCAGCACCGCGTATTTACGCACAAGTCAGACGTCTGGGCATTCGGTGTTACCATCTGGGAAGTTTTGACTTATGGTGGAAGACCCTACGAAAACGTTCCGGCAAGAAATGTGCCAGAATTATTGGAAAAGGGGGAACGGTTACCGCAGCCGGCGATATGTACGATCGATGTGTACATGATCATGATAAAATGCTGGATGCTCGACGCGGAGTCGAGGCCAAGCTTCAAGGAACTTGCCGACGACTTTGCGAAAATGTCGAGAGATCCTGGACGTTATCTGGCAATAAAGGGGGACAAGTACATGATACTACCATCCTATACATTGCAG gataaaaaagaaatgataagAAATCTGGCGTCCGCGATGGATGGTCCGGAAGCCGTGGTAGACGCAGATGAATATCTTCAACCAAAGTCGAGGGCACCTATACCACCTATCGTGGTCTCGCCGTCGAGTACGTCCGGCTCACCTCCCAACACGCCGATAAAGAGCTGCTGGCCGAATAACACGCCAATGGCCGCTGACTCACCGACACCGCAGAACCAACAGAACTGGGACCGGGAGCTATTGCGATACGGCGTCTCGGGTAATGGGGGTACCTCGCGGGAGTCTGCAGAGGCAAACCCCGCGCATCTACAGCACCCCCATTATACCCACCCGAACGGCCATTGTGGCCCGGCTGCCAGCTTGGATGGCTCGAATTCCAGATACTGTTCAGACCCCCTTAAGATGATCGGAGTCATAG AATGCGACGTAACGGACGACTGCTTTAAGTCGGAGGTCGGCACGATACACCAACAAGCTAGAATTGGAAATTTGAAGTTGGACCTGCCCCTGGACGAAGATGACTACCTCATGCCCTCGCCCCAGATGCCAGCAAGCACGATACAATACATGGATCTGATCGGTGATTCGAAACCTACCG aGTCAGAGTCGAAGCATATGAACAATGGATATCGAAAGTACCCGGAATTCTTAACAATCCCCGGGAAAACGTCGGTTGACAATCCGGAGTATATCATGTCGCAGGACGACGCGGCGTTGAGCCCGCAGACGTTGGGGATTCCCGCGACCGCGGATCTCGTCAAGACGGAGACGACAAACGGTACCGCCTTTGGCTCTCAGGTCAGGCAAAGGAGTACGGAAGAGGAATCGGATCACGAGTATTACAACGACTTCGATCGGCTTGAGCGCGAGCTCCAGCCTTTGAAACCGCTTAGAAAGAACGAAACGACAGTATGA